The Theileria orientalis strain Shintoku DNA, chromosome 2, complete genome genome has a window encoding:
- a CDS encoding uncharacterized protein (phosphate transporter family protein) translates to MSMDPVHPELLWVVIVSGIVCTILAISIGSNDVANSFSTSVGSGTLSLRGAISIAFIFEVIGSITLGGRVSDSIRNRVLNFDAFSDTPYELALGMLCSSIGATAWLIFATFFGIPVSTTHSIIGALAGFGVASGRFDGVRWMQLLYIILSWFLVPVVSIVVTATLYILLQEVVLKRGNSYKIMKNFHWVFLALFSIPLSVFIAFENSLLRSTSGTFADSYRKWFNESHWNKGISVFVVIMVLLMISSIVTYSICHFRMKSGWSFLKSYHNIDALFIGGKAKDTVLVQREREKSEEEKQEEPFEEIKKDNSDLIVTNLNSQNTVILNKSEDGSDFRLNIDRTGSMDINIGEDRVELKDSPRGSREPSDLSNSSINYDEEAGMDTNTHHFGSKFNRLMSNIKTSYNLSITKITSINRSSGSSGNGPGDLSRDGSTHRKNAKKSKRTKKRQKAISSLTALKNMSPEKRKEMNDTQTIFSAMQIVGATISIISHSANDTANAVSTFATVYFLYFHGLEHTSKNTPWYVLFCGGIAMALGLALFGYKVIKTVGMNITRVTPSRGYTIDSTAGGIVLVLSHLGIPLSSTHVTVSAILGVGMIQHVPPCLNPNLKHFRDNSFDLDNVDQGSNEDSGSEENCRENSGLESASNSNEDCINNSDSSYPNSPSAENSGDQAHANLDAMESQQKPQTRRRFMIKERFTTEYVNLKLYRRIFLTWIITIFSSGFVTAIFFLIAKAIYNAKR, encoded by the exons ATGTCTATGGATCCTGTACATCCAGAATTATTGTGGGTAGTGATTGTTTCTGGGATCGTTTGTACGATCCTCGCGATATCTATAGGTTCAAACGATGTAGCAAATTCCTTCTCTACCTCAGTAGGTAGCGGAACTTTAAGCCTTCGTGGCGCAATAAGCATCGCCTTCATATTTGAAGTCATAGGATCAATAACTTTGGGAGGAAGAGTCTCGGATTCGATCCGCAACAGAGTATTAAACTTCGATGCCTTTTCCGACACTCCATATGAGCTGGCTTTGGGAATGCTGTGCTCGTCAATAGGAGCGACAGCCTGGCTCATATTCGCAACCTTCTTCGGAATACCAGTCTCGACCACACATAGCATAATAGGAGCGCTGGCAGGGTTCGGAGTAGCCTCAGGAAGGTTCGACGGAGTGAGGTGGATGCAGCTGTTGTATATAATACTCTCATGGTTCCTAGTACCAGTAGTATCAATAGTGGTCACAGCGACCCTGTACATACTGCTTCAGGAGGTGGTGCTGAAGAGAGGGAATTCCTATAAAATCATGAAAAACTTCCACTGGGTATTCCTGGCACTGTTCTCAATCCCACTGTCAGTTTTCATCGCATTTGAGAATTCGTTGCTAAGGTCGACATCAGGAACGTTCGCAGATTCGTACAGAAAGTGGTTCAACGAGTCACATTGGAACAAGGGAATCTCAGTATTTGTAGTCATCATGGTCCTGCTGATGATATCGAGCATTGTAACATACTCAATCTGTCATTTTAGAATGAAGTCAGGATGGTCGTTCCTTAAGTCGTACCACAACATAGACGCATTATTTATCGGAGGAAAGGCGAAGGACACAGTACTTGTGCAACGCGAAAGAGAGAAATCGGAAGAAGAGAAACAAGAGGAGCCGTTTGAAGAAATCAAAAAGGACAATTCAGACCTGATTGTGACAAACCTGAACTCGCAAAACACAGTAATACTGAACAAGTCGGAAGATGGGTCGGATTTCAGGTTAAACATAGATCGCACGGGCTCGATGGACATTAACATAGGGGAGGACAGAGTGGAGTTGAAGGAC AGCCCTAGGGGCTCAAGAGAGCCCTCAGACCTGTCAAACTCGTCAATCAactacgacgaggaggcAGGAATGGACACGAACACGCACCACTTCGGGTCGAAGTTCAACAGGCTCATGAGTAACATTAAGACCTCGTACAACCTCTCAATCACTAAAATCACGAGTATTAACAGGTCGAGCGGGAGTTCGGGGAACGGCCCCGGCGACCTCTCAAGGGACGGAAGCACGCACAGGAAAAACGCAAAAAAATCTAAAAGGACGAAAAAGCGCCAAAAAGCAATCAGCTCACTCACAGCACTAAAAAACATGTCACCCGaaaagaggaaggagatGAACGACACACAAACAATCTTCTCAGCAATGCAAATAGTAGGCGCAACAATATCAATCATATCCCACTCGGCAAACGACACGGCCAACGCCGTATCAACCTTCGCAACAGTCTACTTCCTGTACTTCCACGGACTGGAACATACATCTAAGAACACGCCCTGGTATGTATTGTTCTGCGGAGGCATCGCCATGGCACTGGGCCTGGCACTCTTCGGCTACAAGGTGATCAAAACGGTGGGAATGAACATCACGAGAGTGACGCCATCCAGAGGGTACACAATCGACTCCACAGCAGGAGGAATCGTACTAGTACTGTCACACCTGGGAATTCCACTCAGCTCAACCCACGTCACAGTGTCAGCCATACTCGGGGTCGGCATGATTCAGCACGTACCGCCCTGCCTGAACCCGAACCTGAAGCACTTCAGAGACAACTCATTCGACCTCGACAACGTGGACCAGGGAAGCAACGAGGACAGCGGCAGCGAGGAGAACTGCAGAGAAAACAGCGGACTCGAAAGCGCAAGCAACTCAAACGAGGACTGCATCAACAACTCGGACTCGAGTTACCCGAACAGCCCCTCGGCGGAGAACAGCGGCGACCAGGCGCACGCGAACCTCGACGCGATGGAGAGCCAGCAGAAGCCTCAGACCCGGAGGCGCTTCATGATCAAGGAGCGGTTCACCACGGAGTACGTTAacctgaagctgtacaGGAGGATCTTCCTCACCTGGATCATCACGATATTCTCGAGCGGCTTCGTGACGGCGATATTCTTCCTCATCGCCAAGGCGATATACAACGCAAAGCGTTAG
- a CDS encoding uncharacterized protein (cyclic nucleotide-binding domain containing protein), which yields MVTKDNKGLVLPLRVEYEVIDDFKKSLAKRPWEYLEEGNYEKYLKVSEKKKDVSAHRKELIGVYTEILSLLKDRQNHINLQFVDPKFDLVKHDFKCICKNTLKFKYTLDLEEPVEEGLNKQKTTKLKEVTGHEIDVEVRELELEGIDGSDKHEKTVIVSSRADSEINNEPKDPVVEKYFETSISRTGTKIERTGTTLMKRKSTFDVTDDVKSYDKQSDGTSEPVYKASASRNYETGKKEESPKIEPDLSKKMTYNSEYLMQLPSLDIETLHANKQQPGGMKRPKKGGDKKRNKGSKDDGEGKGRREPMKAVSGSGERSEKPRQIIGEKMDKKPSGGKPRFNTLEQAIVDDKISHQQAEMKNDLMHLLETVPVFSDLPKSRLVEISKHFKLRSYFTNSSIILAGEFPQEFVIVASGTVSSYKYESNALFNVYQRSYLCSDYFGEQFLMNGTASDEFFIADSHVTVQTMNANTFKTLLSDLFDSFRYRLKEFTNYGACRVNTIAVPSRFFTNVEIDKFASNEGVVKAHRAISSGLVEFLAKYPFLAGFKNLEKLSRRFSYHEYLQKEILEGLGKKENLFLVYRGVVSLQVYEEELNSQLELVAFPPGSYFLTCKFHSEVVSSLMERVSFVAKEKLVLLCLEHKHVVKYLRGSVDQMVLYLENLYKSKYLKLEKGNISEGGTSSVKSSEKYFNDDTSSIQSSRDDASGQVNDEGSTLYSRDSNTAYSKDSSGGVQSKQDTSSSKNDTATQHSKQDSESLNAITSSVQDDEEDEDVHDVDSQELRTAVDGEKEQMVVKYGTFEEKTGQKDLELSLEGERDSDEAQKDYSRGSTLKDARLATRSFEKQPVSTGSFRSSLQESLESSKVESFKSSHFDSYESRRLDTLKSLHMDSLKSSRPGSSKFSDFGERIVSRRSMEDPAEVSIKSSVHGQLDSARSSEFERIVSRRSMEDPAEVSIKSSSRTDLESSRQSDFGARIVSRRSFEEPADVSIQSSSRTDLESSRQSDFGARIVSRRSSVHSQLDSARSSEFERIVSRRSMEDPAEVSIKSSSRTDLNSSLDSVRTLSSSQLRELQSSLSSSQQYSPGDEGKSSLASGVRQESLGKSLSNKTLPDRESFDKYTFGNASVDKSSIKDPEVYDQFIKKITQDYEMIRKNTLLASHMNISDTEISSRSQKSHNVSESKQATEPSGPEELNKQSTGVEESVPKGGAHEDGLPQQQSSFMDSVRGQSSSLKESSNFGKDSKDSDVSSVASDVRFIFNLDKLKGSNDQQRSGEDGTGVGEEHEGEEKPDSSRVMGNDNFVDIRSLAQGSKVGRAGANVGGSTAHSAGSQGVSKEFGKVPSNALNDDNLASSILYKERTQMSDRVVHRQTSSSYLITSRTLNDSNHVKSSLASQSRKSSIESIISKSYPGVEESIKSVLETMRTRSLTGESGKSMGEVRADRFPGDGSLDDDAVSEHPTGSEGAGALSREASGVVEDRQDENIDKSPSLDFAEVPNLTKIISRVHSLYVSPELASRSVSGSKFSSIEEVYVQLDKIEKMYPGKSPIMSISPKSSVDKHKSKELDRKSTESSYVKSDSKERIKVDSVEDGSVQLEKMRRDSEVQSDFGKLHTRLSYSSLNGLTNLYDSEQNRDDSLNTNETRDAYSSYVVGPNNEKGDVKEGVTATDQTDDSKQHTAGDLEDGEVKSPLSLDSIVDSLSERLSMENLKQSLSINSFTSDLSMKTLTRDLSIENLTRGISMDTLSEHLSLENITRELSNIGSSISSQLSEAFSSKSSENNEAEEEKQDVENENEGFSLKQTSKLIITSIFDNIPLYKDKEKKDGGESSQKESELSEKEYDLKNVKDVKKEVDELLSEKNVFIDKYKLLSRISFDSSPVTLTSCTDKESGGMDKSSVASSHKKSSLRSDETTSSRSDMEEGVKTGAGGDERSALNTPVMGTDKMETESSLSSVKQEPLLITSGSSRLTSESAPLTSDNTVLTSDNEDKFSLATTEKEEKDSLEGSEKTNTVAGMEKDSLTSSEGGNTLASSEKDERESVSSSERQGFDTSERESDRGIDRLSESQTEKEFNTEKDTNTEKESITDKTLDGSLSNEDGNSVVSLTSENTYTSRKTSSVSSRTSSMESFNTKTSSMTPSGDGLESRNSSLESRSSRAGDSDHSRQGEGNEGSRAGSVDNNLESSEQNEEGSDYENGTEEDGYESNGNYESDNKYSDKHYGQHERDGDEYGYDLHHREQEYYGDHGDYGHHERLEKYDEEDDDFDEETVDSDEDEDYEYDEETILSIKNLLMSTLKNKYKSLGPSFVAMDYEKTGKVTREVFLGFIEKLGIGAIDHREQNLMFELLKEEGEEYITFSSFYSCSGESIVTVAELNQHLASIYGSSRLAFERFFAPLKKSTKCTKEDFGAMLSQAGIGEERAMRLFDQLDVCRTGSVTVFTMLKMIVGDWEEAEAREYEEKLNTNLSRLLTYLSPDSAEDFNSEFSRTLSSHFFDPGAEGALVTAAYEEFYIDRDLKFFDALAAILDEHKEFRGISLAQKRFVVSQFNIIDTSFGLYGSSDHYSSALESNLEQGEPHDVTLISSGEPDPPLVALLSGSLDMKFDGFTYPKTAALSSPCLANYEQLLACVDRYANYSFREGADDQAFAGCGYSISFRVGAGLNTVVGIMPMTSYLYNVLPLLEERRRKLPVILQFLRCVQSFSAYIAEELERIAGACTVRHYKLHETVARAGELPSHFYVVFDGSLSVSNDYNFELKCLSKTDLFFSYDIVNNKPSSFTLNANGNLVLLSWERNEFFRVFPRFAALVEADACNLGDPSNLTLQKAIDTRVSFAD from the exons atgGTCACCAAAGACAACAAAGGGCTAGTGTTACCCTTGAGAGTGGAGTATGAAGTAATagatgattttaaaaaaagtttAGCAAAGAGACCCTgggagtacctggaggaggGGAACTACGagaagtacctgaaggtgtcggaaaagaagaaggatgTGTCGGCGCACAGGAAGGAGCTGATCGGAGTGTACACGGAGATACTGAGCCTGCTGAAAGATAGGCAAAACCACATTAACCTGCAGTTTGTGGACCCTAAGTTTGATCTGGTGAAGCACGACTTCAAGTGCATTTGCAAAAATACTCTCAagtttaaatacacactgGACCTGGAAGAGCCAGTGGAGGAAGGACTGAATAAGCAGAAGACGACGAAACTGAAGGAGGTAACTGGGCACGAAATCGATGTGGAAGTTAGGGAATTGGAATTAGAGGGGATAGACGGGTCGGACAAACATGAGAAGACGGTGATTGTGTCCTCGAGAGCAGACTCggaaataaacaatgaGCCAAAGGACCCAGTTGTCGAAAAGTACTTTGAAACGTCAATTTCGAGGACCGGAACTAAGATAGAAAGGACGGGAACGACACTGATGAAACGGAAATCCACA TTCGACGTCACCGACGATGTTAAAAGCTACGATAAACAGTCCGATGGGACTTCGGAACCAGTTTATAAGGCGAGTGCGAGTAGGAACTATGAAACAGGTAAGAAGGAGGAATCGCCTAAGATTGAGCCAGACCTTTCGAAGAAAATGACGTACAACTCAGAGTACCTGATGCAGTTGCCCTCGTTGGACATAGAAACACTGCACGCGAACAAGCAGCAGCCAGGAGGCATGAAGAGGCCTAAGAAGGGAGGAGATAAGAAGCGAAATAAGGGCTCCAAAGATGATGGggaaggaaaagggagGAGAGAGCCGATGAAGGCAGTGTCAGGCAGCGGAGAACGCTCAGAAAAACCCAGACAGATAATAGGAGAGAAGATGGATAAGAAGCCCTCAGGAGGAAAGCCGAGGTTTAACACGTTGGAGCAGGCAATAGTGGACGATAAAATCAGCCACCAGCAGGCGGAGATGAAAAATGACTTGATGCACCTGCTGGAGACAGTGCCAGTCTTCTCGGACCTGCCGAAGAGCAGGCTCGTGGAAATAAGCAAGCACTTCAAGCTGAGGTCGTACTTCACTAACAGCAGCATCATCCTGGCGGGAGAGTTCCCGCAGGAGTTCGTGATCGTGGCCTCTGGGACAGTCTCGAGCTACAAGTACGAGAGCAACGCGCTCTTCAACGTCTACCAGAGGAGTTACCTCTGCTCAGACTACTTTGGAGAGCAGTTCCTGATGAACGGCACGGCGAGCGATGAGTTCTTCATAGCAGACTCGCACGTGACAGTGCAGACGATGAACGCGAACACGTTTAAGACGCTGCTGTCGGACCTGTTCGACTCGTTCAGATACAGACTGAAGGAGTTCACAAACTACGGAGCGTGCAGAGTTAACACGATTGCGGTGCCTAGCAGGTTCTTCACGAACGTGGAGATAGACAAGTTTGCGTCAAACGAGGGAGTGGTGAAGGCGCACAGGGCTATTTCGTCAGGGCTAGTGGAGTTTTTGGCGAAGTACCCGTTTCTGGCAGGATTCAAAAACCTGGAAAAACTCTCAAGAAGGTTCAGCTACCACGAGTACTTGCAGAAGGAGATACTGGAGGGGCTCGGGAAGAAGGAGAACCTGTTCCTGGTTTACCGCGGAGTGGTCTCGCTGCAGGTctacgaggaggagctgaacaGTCAGCTGGAGCTGGTAGCGTTCCCGCCAGGGTCATACTTCCTGACGTGCAAGTTCCACAGCGAAGTCGTGAGCTCCTTGATGGAGAGAGTGTCCTTCGTGGCCAAGGAAAAGTTGGTGCTGCTCTGCCTGGAACATAAGCACGTGGTGAAGTACCTGAGGGGGTCAGTGGATCAAATGGTCCTGTACCTGGAGAATCTCTACAAGAGtaagtacctgaagctggagaaggGCAA CATCAGCGAAGGTGGAACGTCCAGCGTAAAATCGAGTGAAAAGTACTTCAACGACGATACGTCCAGTATCCAGAGTAGCAGGGATGACGCCAGTGGACAAGTGAACGACGAGGGAAGCACGCTGTACAGCAGGGACAGTAACACGGCTTACAGCAAAGACTCCAGCGGAGGTGTGCAAAGTAAACAAGACACGAGTTCGTCCAAGAACGACACAGCTACGCAGCATAGTAAGCAGGACTCTGAAAGTTTGAACGCTATCACGTCCAGTGTGCAAGACGAtgaagaggacgaggaTGTTCATGATGTTGATTCTCAGGAACTGAGGACGGCAGTTGACGGGGAAAAGGAGCAGATGGTTGTAAAGTATGGAACTTTTGAAGAAAAAACAGGA CAAAAGGACCTTGAATTGTCACTTGAGGGAGAAAGGGATTCTGATGAAGCCCAGAAGGACTATTCAAGAGGTTCGACTCTCAAGGATGCGAGGCTGGCCACAAGGTCTTTTGAAAAACAGCCCGTTTCCACAGGGAGTTTCAGGTCCAGCCTTCAGGAAAGTCTCGAATCGAGCAAGGTGGAAAGTTTTAAGTCGAGTCACTTTGACAGCTATGAATCGAGGAGGCTGGACACGCTAAAGTCACTCCACATGGACAGCCTAAAGTCGAGTAGGCCCGGAAGCTCCAAATTCTCAGATTTTGGGGAGAGGATTGTGTCGAGAAGGTCAATGGAGGACCCAGCAGAGGTATCCATAAAAAGTTCAGTCCACGGTCAACTGGATTCAGCGAGGTCCTCAGAATTCGAACGAATTGTATCTAGGAGGTCAATGGAAGATCCTGCTGAAGTCTCTATTAAAAGCTCATCTCGCACGGATTTAGAGAGCTCAAGGCAATCTGACTTTGGAGCAAGGATAGTATCGAGACGGTCGTTTGAGGAACCAGCAGACGTGTCGATTCAAAGCTCTTCGAGGACTGATCTGGAAAGCTCAAGGCAATCTGACTTTGGAGCGAGGATAGTATCCAGGAGATC TTCAGTCCACAGTCAATTGGATTCAGCTAGGTCCTCAGAATTCGAACGAATTGTATCTAGGAGATCTATGGAGGATCCTGCAGAAGTATCCATAAAGAGTTCATCCAGAACGGATTTGAACAGTTCATTGGATAGTGTCAGAACACTATCGAGTTCACAGCTGAGGGAGTTGCAGTCG TCGCTGTCATCGAGTCAGCAGTATTCGCCCGGCGATGAAGGGAAGTCCTCGTTAGCGAGCGGAGTGAGACAGGAGTCACTGGGTAAATCATTGTCAAACAAGACATTGCCAGACAGGGAGTCCTTtgataaatacacatttggaAACGCATCAGTTGATAAGAGTAGCATCAAGGATCCTGAAGTGTACGATCAATTcataaagaaaataacgCAGGACTATGAAATGATAAGGAAGAACACGCTGTTGGCGTCGCACATGAACATATCAGACACGGAGATATCATCGAGGTCGCAAAAGTCACACAATGTTAGTGAGAGTAAACAGGCTACAGAGCCGAGTGGACCCGAAGAGTTAAATAAGCAGTCAACCGGTGTTGAAGAGTCGGTTCCGAAAGGAGGTGCACATGAAGATGGTCTACCGCAGCAGCAAAGTAGTTTCATGGATAGCGTTAGAGGGCAGAGCAGCAGCCTGAAGGAGAGCAGCAACTTCGGCAAGGACAGCAAGGACAGTGACGTGAGCAGCGTGGCAAGTGACGTGAGGTTCATATTCAACCTGGATAAACTGAAGGGTTCTAACGACCAGCAGCGCTCAGGCGAAGATGGAACTGGCGTCGGGGAAGAGCATGAAGGTGAAGAGAAGCCGGACAGCTCGAGAGTTATGGGCAACGACAACTTTGTGGACATAAGATCACTGGCCCAAGGCTCAAAAGTTGGGAGGGCAGGCGCGAATGTCGGAGGGTCGACTGCGCATTCCGCCGGATCTCAAGGCGTGTCGAAGGAGTTTGGAAAGGTGCCATCGAACGCCCTGAATGACGACAACCTGGCATCCAGCATTTTGTACAAAGAAAGGACTCAAATGTCCGACAGGGTCGTGCACAGGCAGACCTCGTCGTCGTATCTGATAACGAGCAGGACGCTAAACGA CTCAAATCATGTTAAATCGTCTCTGGCATCCCAATCGCGTAAATCGTCAATAGAAAGCATAATAAGCAAGAGTTACCCGGGAGTGGAAGAGTCGATCAAATCAGTATTGGAAACTATGAGAACCAGATCGCTAACTGGGGAAAGTGGGAAATCTATGGGCGAAGTAAGGGCAGATCGATTTCCAGGAGATGGTAGTTTAGACGATGATGCGGTTTCGGAACATCCCACTGGGTCAGAAGGTGCTGGTGCTCTGTCACGAGAAGCTAGTGGAGTAGTGGAAGACAGGCAGGATGAGAATATCGACAAGTCGCCATCGCTGGATTTCGCAGAAGTCCCGAACTTgactaaaataatatcCAGAGTGCACTCCCTGTACGTGAGTCCGGAGCTGGCGAGCCGTTCAGTGAGCGGATCTAAATTCTCAAGCATCGAAGAAGTGTATGTGCAGCTGGATAAGATTGAGAAGATGTACCCAGGAAAATCGCCAATCATGTCGATCTCGCCGAAGAGTTCCGTGGATAAGCACAAGTCAAAGGAATTGGACAGGAAATCGACAGAGTCGAGTTACGTGAAATCAGATAGCAAAGAAAGAATAAAGGTGGACTCCGTAGAGGATGGTAGTGTTCAACTAGAAAAAATGCGTAGAGATTCAGAAGTGCAATCGGATTTTGGTAAATTGCACACCCGATTATCTTACTCCAGTTTGAACGGACTCACGAATCTGTATGATTCGGAACAGAACAGAGACGACTCGTTAAACACAAACGAGACGAGAGATGC CTACTCTAGTTACGTGGTGGGTCCTAACAATGAGAAGGGTGACGTCAAAGAGGGCGTTACTGCCACTGATCAAACGGACGATTCCAAGCAGCATACTGCAGGGGACTTGGAGGATGGTGAAGTTAAATCGCCGTTAAGCCTTGATAGCATAGTTGATAGCTTGAGTGAGCGCCTGTCAATGGAAAATCTGAAACAATCATTATCAATAAACAGTTTTACGAGTGATCTGTCAATGAAGACGTTAACCAGAGATTTGTCAATAGAAAACCTGACGAGAGGAATATCCATGGACACGCTGAGCGAGCACCTGTCTCTGGAAAATATTACGAGGGAACTGAGTAACATAGGAAGCAGCATAAGCAGTCAGCTGTCAGAAGCGTTTTCGTCAAAATCGAGCGAAAACaacgaagctgaagaagaaaaacagGATGTGGAAAACGAAAATGAAGGATTCTCGCTCAAACAGACGTCGAAGCTGATAATCACGAGTATATTTGACAACATACCGCTGTACAAAGataaggagaagaaggatgGAGGTGAAAGCTCGCAAAAGGAGTCGGAACTGAGCGAAAAGGAATATGACCTTAAAAACGTGAAGGacgtgaagaaggaagtgGATGAGCTTCTGAGTGAAAAGAACGTGTTCATAGACAAGTATAAGCTCCTGAGTAGAATAAGCTTCGATTCTTCGCCAGTTACGCTGACGAGTTGCACAGACAAGGAAAGTGGCGGAATGGATAAAAGCAGCGTTGCAAGCAGCCACAAGAAGAGTAGTTTGAGAAGTGACGAGACGACAAGTTCGAGGAGCGACATGGAGGAAGGTGTGAAAACGGGTGCTGGTGGTGATGAAAGGAGTGCGCTGAACACGCCAGTCATGGGCACAGATAAAATGGAGACGGAAAGTTCACTGAGTTCGGTAAAGCAAGAGCCTTTGCTTATCACAAGTGGAAGTTCACGCCTAACGAGTGAAAGTGCGCCACTGACGAGTGACAATACAGTCCTAACGAGTGACAATGAAGATAAATTTAGTTTAGCGACCAcggagaaggaagaaaaggacAGTTTGGAGGGTTCGGAAAAAACGAACACTGTAGCTGGTATGGAAAAGGATAGTTTGACGAGTTCGGAGGGAGGAAACACGCTGGCGAGTTCAGAGAAGGATGAAAGGGAAAGTGTGAGTAGTAGCGAAAGGCAAGGATTTGATACGAGTGAGAGAGAAAGTGATAGGGGAATTGACAGATTAAGTGAAAGTCAAACTGAAAAGGAGTTTAACACGGAAAAGGATACGAACACAGAAAAGGAGTCGATCACAGACAAAACATTGGATGGCAGCCTC TCGAACGAAGATGGAAATTCAGTAGTGTCACTGACGTCGGAAAACACGTACACGAGTAGGAAAACGAGCAGCGTCAGTAGCAGGACGAGCAGCATGGAAAGCTTTAACACAAAGACGAGTAGTATGACGCCAAGCGGTGACGGACTGGAAAGTAGAAATAGCAGTCTTGAAAGTAGAAGCAGCAGAGCAGGAGACTCAGATCACTCAAgacaaggagaaggaaacgAAGGAAGTAGAGCTGGAAGCGTGGATAATAATTTGGAATCGAGTGAACAGAACGAAGAGGGCTCGGATTATGAAAATGGAACGGAAGAAGATGGCTACGAAAGCAACGGAAATTACGAAAGTGATAATAAGTATAGCGACAAGCACTACGGCCAGCACGAACGTGATGGAGATGAATACGGGTATGATCTACACCACAGAGAACAGGAATACTACGGGGATCACGGAGACTACGGGCATCAT GAAAGGCTGGAAAAGTacgacgaagaagacgacgaTTTCGACGAGGAAACAGTGGACTCAGACGAGGATGAGGATTACGAGTACGACGAGGAGACGATTCTGAGCATAAAGAACCTTCTGATGTCGACGCtgaagaataaatataagtcGCTGGGACCCTCGTTCGTAGCAATGGATTACGAAAAGACGGGAAAGGTGACGAGAGAAGTGTTTCTGGGCTTCATCGAAAAGCTGGGAATAGGAGCGATCGACCACAGGGAGCAGAACCTGATGTTCGAGCTGCTGAAAGAGGAAGGGGAGGAGTACATAACGTTCTCGTCCTTCTACAGCTGCAGCGGAGAGTCAATAGTCACCGTGGCGGAGCTGAACCAGCACCTGGCGTCAATATACGGCAGCAGCAGGCTGGCGTTCGAAAGGTTCTTCGCGCCGCTGAAAAAGTCGACCAAGTGCACGAAGGAAGACTTCGGAGCAATGCTGAGCCAGGCAGGAATAGGAGAGGAAAGAGCGATGAGGCTGTTCGACCAGCTGGACGTGTGTAGGACCGGCAGCGTGACAGTGTTCACGATGCTGAAGATGATCGTGGGCGACTGGGAGGAGGCTGAGGCGCGGGAGTacgaggagaagctgaacaCGAACCTGAGCAGGCTGCTGACGTACCTGAGCCCAGACTCGGCAGAGGACTTCAACAGTGAGTTCAGCAGGACGCTCTCGAGCCACTTCTTTGACCCTGGCGCCGAGGGCGCGCTGGTGACGGCGGCCTACGAGGAGTTTTACATAGACAGGGACCTCAAGTTCTTCGACGCACTCGCCGCAATCTTGGACGAGCACAAGGAGTTCAGGGGAATATCGCTCGCGCAGAAGAGGTTTGTGGTGTCGCAGTTCAACATAATCGACACGAGCTTCGGACTCTACGGGAGCAGCGACCACTACAGCAGCGCCCTCGAGTCGA ACCTGGAGCAGGGAGAGCCGCACGACGTCACGCTCATATCGAGCGGAGAGCCCGACCCGCCTCTGGTGGCGCTTCTGAGCGGGAGCCTGGACATGAAGTTCGACGGCTTCACGTACCCGAAAACCGCAGCGCTGAGCTCGCCGTGCCTGGCCAACTATGAGCAGCTGCTCGCGTGCGTAGACAGGTACGCCAACTACAGCTTCAGGGAGGGCGCGGACGACCAGGCCTTTGCCGGCTGCGGCTACAGCATCAGCTTCAGGGTGGGGGCCGGTCTGAATACTGTGGTCGGCATCATGCCGATGACCAGCTACCTCTACAACGTCCTGCCGCTGCTCGAGGAGAGGCGCAGGAAGTTGCCGGTGATCCTCCAGTTCCTCAGGTGCGTGCAGAGCTTCAGCGCGTACATTGCCGAGGAGCTCGAGCGCATCGCCGGGGCGTGCACGGTGCGCCACTACAAGCTGCACGAGACTGTGGCCAGGGCCGGCGAGCTTCCCTCTCACTTTTACGTGGTTTTCGACGGCTCCCTGAGTGTGAGCAACGACTACAACTTTGAGCTGAAGTGCCTTTCGAAGACCGACCTGTTTTTCTCCTACGACATCGTCAACAACAAgcccagcagcttcacgCTCAACGCGAACGGTAACTTGGTGCTGCTGAGTTGGGAGAGGAACGAGTTTTTCCGCGTCTTTCCGAGGTTCGCGGCTCTCGTCGAGGCCGACGCCTGCAACCTTGGCGACCCGAGCAACCTGACTCTCCAGAAAGCCATCGACACCAGGGTTTCATTTGCTGACTAG